Sequence from the Dehalococcoidia bacterium genome:
TGATGTCGTACGCATAGATGTCGATGTTGCCGTTGCGGTCGTCCTCCCACACGATGATGTTTCCGCCTATATACGGGTTTTGCTGATCGGAGAGGTTGGTAACGTAGGGGAATATCGCGTCGTTAGGGGTGGTGATCGTCAGGTCGCGGGCGAAGATGTCCGGGTTGCCGTTGCGATAGTCGATCCAGATGACTATATTGCCGGATACGCCGGGCGAAACCTGCCGGTGCGCGTTATCGCAAACGATGAACTCCTCTCCGGCCTCGATGTCGAATCCCATGATATCCATGTCCCACTTGTCGTAATAGCGGTCGTCCTCCCAGACCACGGTCTGGCCGTCGGTGGCGGGATTGATCTGGTTCGCGCTCGTGGTGCAGACAACGAATTCGGTCTGCGTCGCAAGGTCGTAGCCGTAGATATCGCTATTGCCGCCGCGCTCATCGCGCCAGACGATCGTGTCGCCCGAGATGACTGGAGAATCCTGGTCGTAAGAGTTTGTGCAGATGGGGAACTCGTCGTCGGTTGCCAGGTCGTGTCCGTAGATATCCCTGTTGCCCTCGCTCTCGTCGGCCCACACGACGATGTCGCCCGAGACGCCGGGGCTGTAACGGTGCACGGGGTTGATGGGGAATTCATCAGTAATGTACTGCTTTTCGACAACTGTTTCCGTAGTAGTGCTGCAGCCTATGGCGGAGATAACTGTGGATATCAGGAGAAACAGCGAAAAGAATTTGACCCAGCGATTGTTCATGGCTCGCCTCCTGTACGGTGGTTGGATGATTATAACAGTTTTGCCGGGTTAGTTAAACGTCCGGGGGTGCGATTGAGGCTGGTCAACCCCCGGTATCCCCCAGTCTTGGGGGAGTTTAAAAAAAAGATAGGGGACACCCCTAAGACCCCGGCAGGAGGAATCTCTCCTGCACCTCTTTAGATTATCGCTTTTTATCGATATCCCTGCTTATAGTATCTCCCGGCTTTACTATCCCGCCGCGGATCACTTTGCCGAAGATGCCCTCGGTGGGCATGACGCATGTGCCGGCCTGGCGGTAGATGGCGCACTTGGTGTGGCATTCCTTGCCGATCTGTGTTATTTCAAGGACGACTTCTTTACCGATCGATAGTTTCGAACCGATCGGCAGGGATACAAGTTCGATGCCCTCCGTCGTGAGGTTCTCGGCGAAGCTGCCCGGGCCGACTTTCAATCCCATAGCCCGCATCTTATCTATGCTCTCGATGGCCAGCAGGCTAACCTGGCGGTGCGTGCAGCAGTCGGCGTGCGCGTCGCCTATGAGACCGCCGTCGGCGATCTCGCATTTGGCGACGACCTTCTTGCGCGTTCCCTTTTTCTCGCTCTTGCAGACAGCTACTATCTTGGACATATATTCCTCTTGTTCAGAATTATCAACCCCCTGTTATCCCCCATTCTTGGGGGGATTTTAAAAGAAACAGGGGACACCCCTGTACAACCCCGGCAGGAGAATATCTCCTGCACCTCTTTTAAGAGCCTGTCATTGCGAGGAGGCGAAGGCGACGCGGCAATCTCGTCGGCATTCAACCCCCTGTATCCATATATTGGTCACCGGGTAAGGGCTTGATTAATCAAGCCCCTACGGCCACCAAAGGCTCCCTGCAGGAGAAAAATCTCCTGCCCCTCTTTTCCTAGAAGCACTATTCAATTTATCAGGTTGGCTACGGATTATCAAACGTCAGCCGCGCGCCGTATATGTCGTATGTATTCGGCAGTTCATTCCTGTCGTCTTCCCATACGACGATGTTCTCATAGATGGCCGGGTTCTGTTGCTGTCCGGGGTCGGTACATATCGCGAACTCCTCGCCTGTTTCCAGATTGTATCCGTAAATATCGCCGTTGTCGTTGCGATAATCCGACCAGACGACTACATTACCATAGATAACAGGCGTTCCCATGGCGTCATGACTGGTCGTTAATGCGGTTTTGGTTTGAGTGGTAAGATTGTAGCTGTAAATGACACAAAGCCCTTCATTGCATTCGCTCCAAACCATGGTATCGCCGTATATGTCTGCGCTCGGCAGATCCTGCATGATTTCGTCATCCGTGATCGCGAATTCCAGAAGCGAGGATAGATTGCAGCCGTATATTTCCGTGTTTAAAACGGGTTGAGGTTGCTGATGCAGTGTACTAAAATCCACCTTGCGGAAGTCCAGCCAGGTAACTAAATCGCCGTAAACTGAGGGGAACATCTTCATCGATTGATATGTGCTGACAGGGAAAACCTCGCCGGCGCTTAAATGGCATCCGTATATATAAGTTACATAATCAGTGTCTGCTCGATATTCCATCCATACCACCGTATCGCCTGAGATTGAGGGTGCCCCTTGACTATCGGGCTCGTTACATATAATGAACTCACTCTCTGTTGATAGGTTGTATCCATAGATATCAGAGTTGGATGTATCCGAGTAATCATTGCGGCCGTCAGTCCAAACGACGATATCCCCATCAATATCAAGGCTGCCTTGATAGCTATCTTCTGTACAGATAGGGAGTTCAACGCCATTGTTAAGGTTGTATCCGTATATATCGCCATTATCAAACAAATCTTCGTCTTCATTACGGTAGTCTGTCCAGACGACAATGTTGCCCGATATGCTCGGGAATATCTGGTTACCGCCGGCGTTGCAGACAACGAATTCCTCAGCTACATAGGGTGTGGCGATTGCTTTGTTTCCGCATCCGATGGTCGTCAGAACGGTCGAAAGAAGGAAGAGAATGCTTAGAGAATAAACTGTTCTCCTTTTCATCAGCGCCTCCTTTTGCTACTCCTCAAACGTCAGC
This genomic interval carries:
- a CDS encoding MOSC domain-containing protein — encoded protein: MSKIVAVCKSEKKGTRKKVVAKCEIADGGLIGDAHADCCTHRQVSLLAIESIDKMRAMGLKVGPGSFAENLTTEGIELVSLPIGSKLSIGKEVVLEITQIGKECHTKCAIYRQAGTCVMPTEGIFGKVIRGGIVKPGDTISRDIDKKR